Proteins encoded in a region of the Streptomyces violaceoruber genome:
- the rdlA gene encoding rodlin RdlA, with product MLKKAMVAAAAAASVIGMSAAAAPQALAIGDDNGPAVANGNGAESAFGNSATKGDMSPQLSLVEGTLNKPCLGVEDVNVAVINLVPIQDINVLADDLNQQCADNSTQAKRDGALSHVLEDLSVLSANGEGR from the coding sequence GTGCTCAAGAAGGCAATGGTCGCCGCGGCGGCTGCCGCTTCTGTGATCGGCATGTCGGCTGCCGCCGCTCCCCAGGCCCTGGCCATCGGGGACGACAACGGGCCGGCCGTGGCCAACGGCAACGGCGCCGAGTCGGCGTTCGGCAACTCGGCCACCAAGGGCGACATGAGCCCCCAGCTGTCGCTGGTCGAGGGCACGCTGAACAAGCCGTGCCTCGGTGTCGAGGACGTCAACGTCGCCGTCATCAACCTCGTGCCGATCCAGGACATCAACGTCCTGGCGGACGACCTGAACCAGCAGTGCGCGGACAACTCCACGCAGGCCAAGCGGGACGGCGCCCTGTCGCACGTCCTGGAGGACCTGTCGGTGCTGTCGGCGAACGGCGAGGGCCGCTGA
- the chpA gene encoding LAXTG-anchored chaplin ChpA has product MRQTLSRGMVAAAAATGILSLCGSPALADSHADGAATNSPGAVSGNALQVPVDVPVNACGNTVDVIAALNPAFGNECENASDEKTDGHGGGYGEDASSSSSTSASSSGSHADGATEGSPGVGSGNNAQVPVDVPVNLCGNTVDVIAALNPVFGNKCENDAEEPPGYGEEEPPPPTTPPGYGEEEPPPPTHEEPPPPSGEEEPPPPSEEEHTPPAPQTEQPPALAETGSEGTLGAAAAGAVLIAGGAILYRRGRALSGR; this is encoded by the coding sequence GTGCGACAGACCCTGAGCAGGGGGATGGTCGCGGCTGCCGCCGCGACGGGCATCCTTTCCCTGTGCGGCAGCCCCGCCCTTGCCGACTCGCATGCGGACGGGGCCGCCACGAACTCGCCGGGCGCCGTGTCCGGCAACGCCCTCCAGGTCCCCGTCGACGTGCCCGTGAACGCCTGCGGCAACACCGTCGACGTGATCGCCGCCCTGAACCCGGCCTTCGGCAACGAGTGCGAGAACGCCTCGGACGAGAAGACCGACGGCCACGGCGGCGGGTACGGCGAGGACGCGTCGTCCTCGTCCTCGACTTCGGCCTCGTCGTCCGGTTCCCACGCGGACGGTGCGACCGAGGGCTCGCCCGGCGTCGGTTCCGGCAACAACGCGCAGGTCCCGGTCGACGTGCCGGTCAACCTCTGCGGCAACACCGTCGACGTGATCGCCGCGCTGAACCCGGTCTTCGGCAACAAGTGCGAGAACGACGCGGAGGAGCCCCCCGGCTACGGCGAGGAGGAACCGCCGCCCCCCACCACGCCGCCCGGCTACGGCGAGGAGGAGCCGCCGCCGCCCACCCACGAGGAGCCGCCGCCGCCCTCGGGCGAGGAGGAGCCCCCGCCGCCGTCCGAGGAGGAGCACACCCCGCCGGCTCCCCAGACGGAGCAGCCGCCCGCCCTGGCCGAGACCGGCAGCGAGGGCACCCTGGGCGCCGCGGCCGCCGGTGCCGTGCTGATCGCGGGCGGAGCGATCCTGTACCGCAGGGGCCGCGCCCTCAGCGGCCGCTGA
- a CDS encoding polysaccharide deacetylase family protein, whose amino-acid sequence MYHSVGDRSDDPYRITVTPDRLDAQLGWLRRRGLRGVPVGELLAARARGGGGDLVGLTFDDGYADFVEHALPCLRRHGCGATLFVLPGRLGGVNSWDPLGPRKPLLTADGIRRAAAEGVEIGSHGLTHVDLTTADDTTLTAETAESRALLSELAGAPVTGFCYPYGTVDARAADAVRAAGYTYACAIDPGPLTGPYALPRVHVGQNDTPVRLLLKTRLHRLRRRAAAGV is encoded by the coding sequence ATGTACCACTCCGTCGGCGACCGCTCGGACGACCCGTACCGCATCACGGTCACGCCCGACCGGCTGGACGCCCAGCTGGGCTGGCTGCGGCGGCGCGGGCTGCGCGGTGTGCCGGTCGGCGAGCTGCTGGCCGCCCGCGCCCGGGGCGGCGGCGGGGACCTGGTGGGGCTGACCTTCGACGACGGGTACGCCGACTTCGTCGAGCACGCGCTGCCGTGCCTGCGGCGCCACGGCTGCGGGGCGACCCTCTTCGTGCTGCCGGGGCGGCTCGGCGGCGTCAACTCCTGGGACCCGCTGGGCCCGCGCAAGCCGCTGCTGACCGCCGACGGCATCCGGCGGGCCGCCGCCGAGGGCGTCGAGATCGGCTCGCACGGCCTCACCCACGTCGACCTGACCACGGCGGACGACACCACGCTGACCGCCGAGACCGCCGAAAGCCGGGCGCTGCTCTCGGAGCTGGCCGGTGCTCCGGTCACCGGCTTCTGCTATCCGTACGGCACGGTCGACGCCCGCGCAGCCGACGCCGTGCGCGCCGCCGGGTACACCTACGCCTGCGCCATCGACCCCGGCCCGCTGACCGGCCCGTACGCCCTGCCGCGCGTGCACGTGGGCCAGAACGACACACCCGTACGGCTGTTGCTGAAGACCCGGCTGCACCGCCTGCGCCGCCGGGCCGCGGCGGGGGTGTGA
- a CDS encoding carboxylate--amine ligase: protein MSLFDTRVPAVVLRMDRNPFHHGTLGAVRSLGRAGVDVHVVADCADSPVRASRYLRGLHTPPPPGAPPAEIAAVLRRVAARLARPAVLIPMDDACAVAVGRARTELAPWYLLPDQPGELPARVADKAELAGVCASLDVPHPETLVPDGAAEAARAAWRLGLPVVAKWSRPWLVPPGGGLRSTVLVRSAREAGELYLRAEEAGSRLLLQAFLPPGADRDWFFHGYADRFGAVRAGGPGRKTRARPRGAGLTAVGRWTPNPQVQALAERVTAELGYRGVFDLDFRRCGTTGRYHLLDFNPRPGAQFRLFTDTAGLDVVRALHLDLTHRPLPQGAPRPGRVFVVENYAPLSALRPAREGHGGRELAWHARDDRAPGRALWALWGRHVSARLRDRVHRGGARPGAPAPSGARVVRQASAPPADHADRPDEDRARSR from the coding sequence GTGTCGCTGTTCGACACCCGTGTCCCCGCCGTTGTGCTGCGGATGGACCGGAATCCCTTTCACCACGGAACGCTGGGTGCCGTGCGCTCGCTCGGCCGCGCGGGGGTGGACGTGCACGTGGTCGCCGACTGCGCGGACAGCCCGGTCCGCGCCTCCCGTTACCTGAGGGGGCTGCACACCCCGCCGCCGCCCGGCGCGCCGCCCGCCGAGATCGCGGCGGTCCTGCGCCGCGTCGCCGCGCGGCTCGCGCGGCCTGCGGTGCTGATTCCGATGGACGACGCGTGCGCCGTGGCGGTGGGCCGGGCGCGGACGGAGCTGGCCCCCTGGTACCTGCTGCCCGACCAGCCGGGTGAGCTGCCCGCGCGCGTGGCCGACAAGGCGGAGCTGGCCGGTGTGTGCGCGTCGCTGGACGTCCCGCACCCCGAGACGCTGGTGCCGGACGGCGCGGCGGAGGCGGCGCGGGCGGCGTGGCGGCTGGGTCTGCCGGTGGTGGCGAAGTGGAGCCGCCCCTGGCTGGTGCCCCCGGGCGGCGGGCTGCGCAGCACGGTGCTGGTGCGCTCGGCGCGGGAGGCCGGGGAGCTGTACCTGCGGGCCGAGGAGGCGGGCAGCCGGCTGCTGCTCCAGGCGTTCCTGCCGCCGGGCGCCGACCGGGACTGGTTCTTCCACGGGTACGCCGACCGCTTCGGCGCGGTCCGGGCGGGCGGTCCCGGCCGCAAGACGCGGGCCAGGCCGCGCGGCGCCGGTCTGACGGCGGTGGGCCGCTGGACACCGAACCCGCAGGTCCAGGCGCTCGCCGAGCGGGTCACCGCGGAGCTGGGCTACCGGGGCGTCTTCGACCTCGACTTCCGCCGCTGCGGCACCACGGGCCGCTATCACCTGCTCGACTTCAACCCGCGCCCCGGCGCCCAGTTCCGGCTGTTCACCGACACCGCCGGACTGGACGTCGTACGGGCCCTGCACCTGGACCTGACCCACCGCCCGCTGCCGCAGGGGGCGCCGCGGCCGGGGCGGGTGTTCGTGGTGGAGAACTACGCGCCGCTGAGCGCGCTGCGTCCGGCCCGCGAGGGGCACGGGGGCCGGGAGCTGGCCTGGCACGCACGGGACGACCGGGCGCCGGGCCGGGCGCTGTGGGCGCTGTGGGGCCGCCATGTGAGCGCCCGGCTGCGGGACCGCGTGCACCGGGGCGGCGCCCGGCCCGGCGCCCCGGCCCCGTCCGGCGCCCGCGTCGTACGCCAGGCCTCCGCCCCACCGGCGGACCACGCCGACCGCCCCGACGAGGACCGGGCGCGCAGCCGCTGA
- a CDS encoding GNAT family N-acetyltransferase: MRHRRPPRPGTLPPGHTVELVTDEGAFAELAPQWRRLYGRCAAATPFQSHAWLLSWWRSYGSAGRLRLVLAREGGELVGAAPLTLVRRPVPALVPLGGAISDYGDVLLDDERGPDAVAALAAGLAAVASTALIDLREVRPGAAAERLYAHWHGPRHRLADSLCLELPALPMDELVARLPSAKARQRVRAQLRRLDALGVKGRPVLPDETEAALRRLLDLHRLQWRGRKVTGEHLRTRFREHLVRAVGPMVRSGDAVVTEFRMADEVVAVDVTLLAHRLAGGYLYGAHPRLRERKADVAVMLLDTCAEYARAPGRGALSLLRGNEPYKHHWRPEPVPNQRLLLARRRTAPLLAATVADAAARRRGKELLRRRAERKGSAGGGT; the protein is encoded by the coding sequence GTGAGGCACCGCAGGCCGCCGCGACCGGGCACGCTCCCGCCCGGTCACACCGTCGAACTGGTCACCGACGAGGGCGCCTTCGCCGAGCTGGCCCCGCAGTGGCGGCGGCTGTACGGCCGGTGCGCCGCCGCGACCCCGTTCCAGAGCCACGCCTGGCTGCTCTCCTGGTGGCGTTCGTACGGTTCGGCCGGGCGGCTGCGACTGGTGCTGGCCCGCGAGGGCGGCGAACTGGTCGGCGCGGCGCCGCTGACGCTCGTACGGCGCCCGGTCCCGGCGCTGGTGCCGCTGGGCGGGGCGATCTCGGACTACGGGGACGTCCTGCTGGACGACGAGCGCGGCCCGGACGCGGTGGCCGCGCTCGCCGCGGGCCTCGCGGCGGTGGCCAGCACCGCGCTGATCGACCTGCGCGAGGTACGGCCGGGCGCCGCCGCCGAACGGCTCTACGCACACTGGCACGGGCCCCGGCACCGGCTCGCGGACTCGCTCTGCCTGGAGCTGCCCGCCCTCCCCATGGACGAGCTGGTCGCCCGGCTGCCCTCGGCCAAGGCCAGGCAGCGGGTCCGCGCCCAGCTGCGCCGGCTGGACGCGCTCGGCGTCAAGGGCCGTCCCGTGCTGCCCGACGAGACGGAGGCGGCGCTGCGCCGGCTCCTCGACCTGCACCGGTTGCAGTGGCGGGGCCGGAAGGTGACCGGCGAGCACCTGCGGACCCGCTTCCGCGAGCACCTGGTGCGGGCGGTGGGGCCGATGGTGCGGTCCGGGGACGCGGTGGTCACCGAGTTCCGGATGGCCGACGAGGTGGTGGCCGTGGACGTGACGCTGCTGGCCCACCGGCTGGCCGGGGGCTACCTGTACGGCGCGCATCCCCGGTTGCGGGAGCGGAAGGCGGACGTGGCGGTGATGCTGCTGGACACGTGCGCCGAGTACGCCCGTGCCCCGGGGCGCGGCGCGCTCAGCCTGCTGCGCGGCAACGAGCCGTACAAGCACCACTGGCGTCCGGAGCCGGTGCCGAACCAGCGGCTGCTGCTGGCCCGCCGCCGCACGGCGCCGCTGCTGGCGGCGACCGTGGCCGACGCCGCCGCACGACGGCGGGGCAAGGAGCTGCTGCGGCGGCGGGCGGAGCGGAAGGGGAGCGCCGGTGGCGGCACCTGA
- the murJ gene encoding murein biosynthesis integral membrane protein MurJ, translating into MDHSPRLGARTGTPPAVARTAPPSTGTRTAAAGTATSTGTGTGTGTATPVTAPGPDTAAAAEERRSSGGFLARAALVTAVLSVAGSVLGLVRDQALARLFGAGGETDAFLVAWTVPEFAATLLIEDGLAFALVPMFSLALARRARGAPGDQVRALVASTLPRLLLAFAAVGALVAAAAPVLVRALAPGLPDQALAVDCTRLTATCVVSFGLAGYCSAALRAHRRFLAPAAIYVAYNTGIITAMFVLGGRWGVRSAAVGVAVGGVLMVVAQLPSLLGQLRRRDGGGRPPGTGDGDARPLALALFATVLLFALCRQSQVLIERFLASGLPSGAISHLNYAQKVAQIPMTLSLMLCTVTFPVVARALADGDTERARDRVERDVALAAALVLLGAATVVACAPQIVRLLFQRGAFTAADTAATAGVMRVYALGLLGQTVVGALARSYFSAGRASWYPFGAMAVGVTATAAVGAAAVGPWGVTGIAAANAAGITVTAALLLAGTGPRSVPVRVRRVLGDLGRPLLAAAVATGAGALAADRVADGGAALSLAVGAATVGGVFVALGLALGVRGLLPVRFLHPVTRRLPHGRFRFRFPFHDHDR; encoded by the coding sequence GTGGACCACTCACCGCGCCTCGGCGCCCGGACCGGTACGCCACCGGCGGTCGCCCGGACCGCCCCGCCCTCGACCGGCACGCGGACCGCCGCCGCCGGCACCGCCACCAGCACAGGCACAGGCACAGGCACAGGCACCGCCACCCCTGTCACCGCACCGGGCCCCGACACCGCGGCCGCCGCCGAGGAGAGGCGGTCCTCAGGGGGATTCCTCGCCCGCGCCGCCCTCGTGACGGCCGTGCTCTCGGTGGCCGGGTCGGTGCTCGGGCTGGTCCGGGACCAGGCGCTGGCCCGGTTGTTCGGGGCCGGCGGCGAGACGGACGCCTTCCTGGTGGCGTGGACGGTGCCGGAGTTCGCGGCGACGCTGCTGATCGAGGACGGACTGGCCTTCGCCCTGGTCCCGATGTTCAGCCTGGCGCTGGCCCGCCGCGCCCGGGGCGCCCCGGGCGACCAGGTCCGCGCGCTGGTCGCCTCGACGCTGCCCCGGCTGCTCCTGGCCTTCGCCGCCGTCGGTGCGCTGGTCGCCGCGGCGGCTCCGGTGCTGGTCAGGGCCCTGGCACCGGGGCTGCCCGACCAGGCTCTCGCGGTGGACTGCACCCGGCTCACCGCCACCTGCGTCGTCAGCTTCGGGCTCGCCGGGTACTGCAGCGCCGCGCTGCGGGCGCACCGCCGGTTCCTGGCACCGGCGGCGATCTACGTCGCCTACAACACCGGCATCATCACGGCGATGTTCGTGCTGGGCGGGCGGTGGGGGGTGCGCTCGGCGGCGGTCGGGGTCGCGGTGGGCGGTGTCCTGATGGTGGTGGCGCAACTGCCGTCGCTGCTCGGGCAACTGCGCCGCCGGGACGGTGGCGGGCGCCCGCCGGGCACCGGGGACGGCGACGCGCGTCCCCTCGCCCTCGCCCTGTTCGCCACCGTCCTGCTGTTCGCCCTGTGCCGCCAGTCCCAGGTGCTCATCGAGCGCTTCCTCGCCTCGGGGCTCCCCTCCGGCGCCATCTCGCACCTGAACTACGCGCAGAAGGTCGCCCAGATCCCGATGACGCTGTCGCTGATGCTGTGCACGGTCACCTTCCCGGTGGTCGCCCGCGCGCTGGCCGACGGCGACACGGAACGGGCCCGCGACCGGGTCGAGCGGGACGTGGCGCTGGCGGCCGCTCTGGTGCTCCTCGGCGCGGCCACCGTCGTGGCCTGTGCGCCGCAGATCGTCCGACTGCTCTTCCAGCGCGGCGCGTTCACGGCGGCGGACACGGCGGCGACCGCGGGCGTCATGCGCGTGTACGCCCTCGGGCTGCTCGGCCAGACCGTGGTGGGCGCGCTGGCCCGGTCGTACTTCTCCGCGGGCCGCGCCTCCTGGTACCCGTTCGGCGCGATGGCTGTCGGAGTCACCGCCACCGCGGCCGTCGGTGCCGCCGCGGTCGGCCCGTGGGGCGTGACCGGCATCGCCGCCGCCAACGCCGCCGGCATCACCGTCACCGCCGCCCTGCTGCTCGCCGGGACGGGCCCGCGCAGCGTGCCGGTGCGGGTCCGGCGGGTCCTGGGCGACCTGGGCCGGCCCTTGCTGGCGGCGGCCGTGGCCACCGGCGCGGGCGCGCTGGCGGCGGACCGGGTCGCCGACGGCGGTGCCGCCCTCTCGCTGGCCGTGGGCGCCGCGACCGTCGGCGGCGTCTTCGTCGCCCTCGGTCTGGCCCTGGGCGTCCGGGGCCTTCTCCCCGTCCGTTTCCTCCACCCCGTCACACGAAGGCTCCCCCATGGCCGTTTCCGCTTCCGGTTCCCCTTCCACGACCACGACCGCTGA
- a CDS encoding glycosyltransferase produces MKALHIITGLGVGGAEQQLRLLLRHLPVDCDVVTLTNPGPVAEGLLADGVHVVHLGMTGNRDLAALPRLARLIRTGGYDLVHTHLYRACLYGRIAARLAGVRAVVATEHSLGDSQMEGRPLTPGVRALYLAGERLGSATVAVSPTVADRLQRWGVPAPRIEVVPNGIDLARFRFDPVRRLRTRRRLGLPEGAYVVGGVGRLAAAKRFDVLVRALALLPPDCWLLLVGGGPEEHLLRRTAREAGVADRVLLTGERPCLPDGSPGPDLPALAAAMDVLASPSPEEAFGLAAVEGLASGLPVLYASCPAIEDLPPEAAPTARRVTGGAAEFARALAETRASHGPVPGMRTAPEAARHYCVTRSAARLMDVYATALTRPLTPPAPPPPPPPPSPSPSPASQGVTPA; encoded by the coding sequence GTGAAGGCCCTGCACATCATCACGGGGCTCGGCGTCGGCGGCGCCGAGCAGCAGTTGCGGCTGCTCCTGCGTCACCTGCCCGTCGACTGCGACGTGGTGACGCTCACCAACCCCGGCCCGGTCGCCGAGGGACTGCTGGCCGACGGCGTGCACGTCGTCCACCTCGGCATGACCGGCAACCGCGACCTGGCCGCGCTGCCCCGCCTGGCCCGCCTGATCCGCACCGGCGGCTACGACCTGGTGCACACCCACCTCTACCGCGCCTGCCTCTACGGCCGGATCGCCGCCCGGCTGGCCGGGGTGCGCGCGGTGGTCGCCACCGAACACTCCCTGGGCGACTCCCAGATGGAGGGCCGCCCGCTCACCCCGGGCGTCCGCGCCCTGTACCTGGCCGGGGAGCGCCTGGGCAGCGCCACGGTCGCCGTCTCCCCCACCGTCGCCGACCGGCTGCAGCGCTGGGGCGTGCCCGCGCCCCGCATCGAGGTGGTGCCCAACGGCATCGACCTGGCCCGCTTCCGCTTCGACCCGGTCCGGCGGCTGCGCACCCGGCGGCGCCTCGGCCTGCCCGAGGGCGCGTACGTCGTCGGCGGCGTCGGCCGGCTGGCGGCGGCCAAACGCTTCGACGTCCTGGTCCGCGCCCTGGCCCTGCTTCCGCCCGACTGCTGGCTGCTGCTGGTCGGCGGCGGTCCCGAGGAGCACCTGCTGCGCCGCACCGCCCGCGAGGCCGGGGTCGCCGACCGGGTCCTGCTCACCGGCGAACGCCCCTGCCTCCCCGACGGCTCCCCCGGCCCCGACCTGCCCGCCCTCGCCGCCGCGATGGACGTCCTCGCGTCGCCGTCGCCGGAGGAGGCCTTCGGCCTGGCCGCCGTGGAGGGGCTCGCGTCGGGGCTGCCGGTGCTGTACGCCTCCTGCCCGGCGATCGAGGACCTGCCCCCCGAGGCGGCGCCCACGGCACGACGGGTCACCGGTGGTGCCGCGGAGTTCGCGCGCGCCCTCGCCGAGACCCGCGCGTCCCACGGCCCGGTCCCCGGCATGCGCACCGCGCCCGAGGCGGCCCGCCACTACTGCGTCACCCGCAGCGCGGCCCGGCTGATGGACGTGTACGCGACCGCGCTCACCCGACCGCTCACCCCGCCCGCGCCCCCGCCCCCGCCCCCGCCCCCGTCACCGTCACCGTCCCCGGCATCCCAGGGAGTCACCCCCGCATGA
- a CDS encoding glycoside hydrolase family 26 protein gives MAARQSRTRSRRRPAHAAAAAIAAAAFLAAGPGVAVGEPAAPDPTPAFGAYLDYGPRGVARMAALSHWLGGAELRVGHTYLPGDRWSNIEGAPGFLDVWADWRTRKADRMLVLNVPMMERNEAHVDDDEVRDLLRQGAAGRFDHHFRALAERLVALKVPDTVLVLGWEMNGTTYTHRCGPDPEAWKTYWNRIVTTMRAVPGQKFRFDFAPSRGRDAVPWTQCYPGDATVDIIGMDSYDQPRGMSFDEQVKEPYGLQAHVDFAKAHGKPVSYPEWGLFRNGDNAAYMRRMLAWMDEHKPVYNTVTDYCPHGVWQCDDNPRSTAVYRSVLFGRVDEPEPTAPTPTEPTTPTAPPVPPVPSTVPEPPAGCSPLELGDWVEYWLGGKLCMRLDWYARDK, from the coding sequence ATGGCCGCACGGCAGTCACGGACCCGGTCCAGGCGGCGTCCGGCGCACGCCGCGGCCGCGGCGATCGCGGCGGCGGCGTTCCTCGCCGCGGGCCCCGGTGTCGCCGTCGGCGAACCGGCCGCGCCCGACCCCACCCCCGCCTTCGGCGCGTACCTCGACTACGGTCCCCGGGGCGTGGCCCGGATGGCGGCGCTGAGCCACTGGCTGGGCGGCGCCGAACTCCGCGTCGGCCACACCTACCTGCCCGGCGACCGCTGGAGCAACATCGAGGGCGCCCCCGGCTTCCTCGACGTGTGGGCCGACTGGCGCACCCGCAAGGCCGACCGGATGCTCGTCCTCAACGTGCCCATGATGGAGCGCAACGAGGCGCACGTCGACGACGACGAGGTGCGCGACCTGCTGCGCCAGGGCGCCGCCGGACGCTTCGACCACCACTTCCGCGCCCTCGCCGAACGCCTGGTCGCCCTCAAGGTGCCGGACACGGTCCTGGTGCTCGGCTGGGAGATGAACGGCACCACCTACACCCACCGCTGCGGGCCGGACCCCGAGGCGTGGAAGACGTACTGGAACCGGATCGTCACCACCATGCGCGCGGTGCCCGGGCAGAAGTTCCGGTTCGACTTCGCGCCGAGCCGCGGCCGGGACGCCGTGCCCTGGACGCAGTGCTATCCCGGCGACGCCACCGTCGACATCATCGGCATGGACTCCTACGACCAGCCGCGCGGCATGTCCTTCGACGAACAGGTGAAGGAGCCGTACGGGCTCCAGGCGCACGTGGACTTCGCGAAGGCGCACGGCAAGCCCGTCTCCTACCCGGAATGGGGACTGTTCCGCAACGGCGACAACGCCGCCTACATGCGGCGCATGCTCGCCTGGATGGACGAGCACAAGCCCGTGTACAACACGGTCACCGACTACTGCCCGCACGGCGTGTGGCAGTGCGACGACAATCCCCGCTCCACGGCCGTCTACCGGTCCGTGCTCTTCGGCCGCGTCGACGAGCCCGAGCCGACGGCCCCGACACCCACAGAGCCCACCACACCCACCGCGCCGCCCGTGCCCCCGGTGCCGTCCACCGTGCCCGAGCCCCCGGCCGGCTGCTCGCCGCTGGAACTGGGCGACTGGGTCGAGTACTGGCTCGGCGGGAAGCTGTGCATGCGCCTGGACTGGTACGCGCGGGACAAGTAG
- a CDS encoding YveK family protein, whose translation MTEPLTQSPAAPATDDGPAPPARPRRVRAVLRRVPRRLRSLPPWSPLAAGVLAGGLLGAGYGLLTTPQYTATGYVVAVPADQSDPASALGFAQAYGRVATQLAVLGDAQMWAHVPVATLERSVRTATSPDAPMVSVTATSADPEEAADMANAVARALTRHAADSADDTHVELRQFARATEPTEPSSASTAVTGLVGASAGGLLGGLALLVRPRRAAREPGRAAAPVPGPAPAADVRGQL comes from the coding sequence ATGACCGAGCCCCTCACCCAGTCCCCGGCCGCACCCGCGACGGACGACGGGCCCGCACCCCCCGCGCGCCCGCGCCGCGTCCGGGCCGTCCTGCGCCGGGTCCCGCGCCGTCTGCGCTCCCTGCCGCCGTGGTCCCCGCTCGCGGCCGGCGTCCTCGCCGGCGGGCTGCTCGGCGCCGGGTACGGCCTGCTCACCACCCCGCAGTACACGGCGACCGGTTACGTCGTCGCCGTCCCCGCCGACCAGTCCGACCCGGCGTCCGCGCTGGGCTTCGCGCAGGCCTACGGCCGGGTCGCCACGCAGCTCGCGGTGCTCGGGGACGCCCAGATGTGGGCCCACGTGCCGGTGGCGACCCTGGAGCGGAGCGTGCGCACCGCGACCTCGCCGGACGCGCCGATGGTCTCGGTGACGGCCACCTCCGCCGACCCGGAGGAGGCCGCCGACATGGCCAACGCCGTCGCCCGCGCCCTGACCCGGCACGCGGCGGACTCCGCCGACGACACCCACGTGGAGCTGCGGCAGTTCGCCCGGGCCACCGAGCCCACCGAGCCGTCCTCGGCGTCCACCGCCGTGACGGGCCTGGTGGGCGCGAGCGCGGGCGGGCTCCTCGGCGGGCTGGCCCTGCTGGTCCGGCCGCGCCGCGCCGCGCGGGAGCCCGGCCGCGCGGCGGCGCCCGTACCCGGACCGGCACCGGCGGCCGACGTCCGCGGGCAGCTGTGA
- the chpD gene encoding chaplin ChpD: protein MKKSAAVVAGAIMALGMAAPAFADAGAEGAAVGSPGVLSGNVIQVPVHVPVNVCGNSINVVGLLNPAFGNKCEND, encoded by the coding sequence ATGAAGAAGAGCGCTGCTGTCGTCGCGGGCGCGATCATGGCCCTCGGCATGGCCGCCCCGGCCTTCGCCGACGCCGGCGCCGAGGGTGCCGCCGTAGGCTCCCCGGGCGTCCTGTCCGGCAACGTCATCCAGGTTCCCGTGCACGTTCCCGTCAACGTGTGCGGCAACAGCATCAACGTCGTTGGTCTGCTGAACCCGGCGTTCGGCAACAAGTGCGAGAACGACTGA
- the rdlB gene encoding rodlin RdlB produces MIKKVVAYAAIAASVMGASAAAAPQAMAIGDDSGPVSANGNGASQYFGNSMTTGNMSPQMALIQGSFNKPCIAVSDIPVSVIGLVPIQDLNVLGDDMNQQCAENSTQAKRDGALAHLLEDVSILSSNGEGGKG; encoded by the coding sequence GTGATCAAGAAGGTAGTTGCCTACGCGGCGATCGCCGCCTCCGTCATGGGTGCCTCCGCTGCCGCGGCCCCGCAGGCGATGGCGATCGGCGACGACAGCGGGCCCGTCTCCGCCAACGGGAACGGCGCCTCGCAGTACTTCGGCAACTCGATGACCACGGGCAACATGAGCCCGCAGATGGCGCTCATCCAGGGCTCGTTCAACAAGCCGTGCATCGCGGTCAGCGACATCCCGGTCAGTGTCATCGGTCTGGTGCCGATCCAGGACCTCAACGTCCTGGGCGACGACATGAACCAGCAGTGCGCCGAGAACTCGACGCAGGCCAAGCGCGACGGTGCGCTCGCCCACCTCCTGGAGGACGTCTCGATCCTGTCCTCCAACGGCGAGGGCGGCAAGGGCTGA